In the genome of uncultured Sphaerochaeta sp., the window GAGACCCTCTGGATGATGTTCCGTTCGGGGCAATCGCATGAAGCTGACGTTCTTGGTCAACGGTGGGGACTTCCGAGTCCCTGCCGGATTCGAGAAGGAGTTTGAGGCAATCCTTGCCCAAGCTCTGAAAGGTGATGGGAACATCAAGGTCACAATCGAGCCAAATTACCAGCAGAGGACGCTGAAGGAGAATGCTTACCTTCATGTGCTTTGCAAGCGTTTGGCAGAGATGGCTGGGGGAACGGCTGAGGATATGAAAGAGATGGCAAAGGCTAAGGCTGTCTCACTTGGCTACCCGGTTGAGACCGATGAGGAAGGAAATCCTGTTATTGGGGAATACGGAATCAAGGGCATTCCATCCAGCCAAGCTAATGTTGGGGAATGCAAGCTACTGATCGAAGCCGTTCATATGCTGGCTTCGGAGAACGGTTACAGTCTGGAGGACTAGTTATGGCAGATATGTGTTCAATCATGATTACTGGAAGGCTGACTTCTGACAGCGAAATCAAATATGCAGGACAGACACCGATACTCAAGTTTTCGGTTGCGGTTGGCCGATACGACAAAGGCCAGACAACTTCATCCTTCTTCGATGTGGTGCAGTTCTCAAGGAACGCAGAGTCACTGGTCGGGAAGCTTACCAAGGGCAAGCCTGTTGTTGTCCGTGGCGAGATGAGGCAGGAATTCTGGAATGCCAACGATGGTTCCAAGAGAAGCCGTTGGGTGTTGATGGCAGACTCGTTTGGTGTCCAGCCTCTCTACATACAGCAAGATGAGCAACGCTACGGCGGAGCTACCACCCAAGACATGTATGGCGGTCCAATGGGTGAAGATGATGATTTGGATGATATTCCGTTCTAGGAGGATGTGATGGAAGTATTGTGCAGAAAATGTCCGAACAAATGCAAACAAGAGGGTCGGAAAGGAAAGGTGATGCGGTATTGCTCCGAAGCACCTGAGAATCACAGGATTTTGGAAGATTTTAGGAGTA includes:
- a CDS encoding single-stranded DNA-binding protein, which codes for MADMCSIMITGRLTSDSEIKYAGQTPILKFSVAVGRYDKGQTTSSFFDVVQFSRNAESLVGKLTKGKPVVVRGEMRQEFWNANDGSKRSRWVLMADSFGVQPLYIQQDEQRYGGATTQDMYGGPMGEDDDLDDIPF